From Mobula hypostoma chromosome 27, sMobHyp1.1, whole genome shotgun sequence, a single genomic window includes:
- the LOC134338474 gene encoding small ribosomal subunit protein uS14-like, with amino-acid sequence MGHQQLYWSHPPKFGQGSRSCRVCANRHGLIRKCGLNMCRQCFRQYAKDIGFVRLDLITNGARLQ; translated from the coding sequence ATGGGCCACCAGCAGCTCTACTGGTCTCACCCCCCAAAATTCGGACAGGGCTCCCGCTCCTGCCGCGTGTGCGCGAACCGTCACGGATTGATCCGGAAGTGTGGTCTGAACATGTGCCGGCAATGCTTTCGACAGTACGCCAAGGACATCGGCTTCGTCAGGTTGGACTTAATTACGAATGGAGCAAGACTGCAATGA